In Clostridium swellfunianum, a genomic segment contains:
- a CDS encoding glycoside hydrolase family 38 C-terminal domain-containing protein, which translates to MQKRLNVVNHTHWDREWYESFETFRGKLVEGIQIALKALDEKQFEYFMLDGQTVVLEDLKEVLEYEIFERLEKYIRERKIAIGPWYVLPDEFLVSGESLIRNLQMGIDISKEYNTDEFVGYLPDTFGHIGQLPQIFNSLGINWSLIFRGAKSNKSEAYFIGSDGTKIKTLILPLWSGYYNHFLTYEDYEDRLKKYVEDVEKFSNNGELLLLNGADHLLPYNKLKDRLEELSESLSLVIKQTSLVEYTKSLDSLELEEEILGEQRDESKAYILSNVLSSRTYLKKQNQALEDEITLISEPMELIKSLINGGYKYRSLEHTWKTLLKNHPHDSICGCSIDEVHREMETRNEKLKDMLKSIEYFAAKHVIKWDAVKNNKIYVFNPHPYEYKTAIDCSINLPPEIKWFKLIDKSGADVPMVIHSRERKKIFKADVDLEPNWYNVNEFKVTFLGEFNYLGYKEYIIEEGNAPINKAYVENAIENEFIKLWVDSDGNLNALNKRTSKEYKGINQFISSMDCGDEYSYSPPMKDLLSRTRIISIDYVEKNKIYQELKLSYSMLQPKELQADRKSPSIDKAESFIETRVRLLNHCSSVYFETKVINNAKDHRLRVIFPAGKKVKEYYTDVSFDVVKRKPLDTVSYHADMMKEVKVNTYPTDSYITIPEDFSVMHLGIQECEIGAYGYENDALYLNLLRAVGWLSQDDFSTRGGGAGPKFQTPEAQCLGEHVFKYGLTFENDIAFQARVMRIDPKVIQGNEIKDGLENILFLDNKKVAVSSFYKTKNGSIVLRLYNTTHEEQKVQLCSIWKRCKSIDLLGRHLKDEDNILTLKPLQVLTVALEDKD; encoded by the coding sequence ATGCAAAAAAGATTAAATGTAGTAAATCATACACATTGGGACAGAGAATGGTATGAAAGCTTTGAAACTTTTAGAGGGAAGCTAGTAGAAGGAATTCAAATAGCTTTAAAGGCACTTGATGAAAAGCAGTTTGAGTATTTTATGCTGGATGGGCAAACAGTTGTGCTTGAGGACTTAAAAGAAGTGTTGGAATATGAAATCTTTGAAAGGCTTGAAAAATACATAAGAGAAAGAAAAATAGCCATTGGACCTTGGTATGTACTTCCAGATGAATTTTTAGTAAGTGGAGAGAGTTTAATAAGAAATCTTCAGATGGGAATAGATATCTCAAAAGAATATAATACAGATGAATTTGTAGGATATCTTCCGGATACCTTTGGTCACATAGGACAGCTTCCGCAAATATTCAATAGTTTAGGAATAAATTGGTCTCTTATTTTTAGAGGCGCTAAGTCTAATAAGAGCGAAGCATATTTTATAGGAAGTGATGGAACGAAAATTAAAACATTGATTCTTCCTTTGTGGTCAGGATATTATAATCATTTTCTCACCTATGAAGATTATGAAGATAGGCTTAAAAAATATGTTGAAGATGTGGAGAAGTTTTCAAACAATGGAGAATTACTTTTATTAAATGGAGCAGATCACTTACTACCATATAATAAGCTTAAAGATAGGCTAGAAGAACTATCAGAGAGCCTATCTTTAGTTATCAAGCAAACCAGCTTGGTAGAATATACGAAGAGTTTGGATTCGTTAGAGCTTGAAGAAGAAATATTGGGTGAACAAAGGGATGAAAGCAAAGCTTATATTTTGAGCAATGTACTTTCATCAAGAACTTATCTGAAAAAGCAAAATCAAGCTTTAGAAGATGAAATAACTTTGATTTCGGAACCTATGGAACTTATAAAAAGCTTAATTAATGGAGGATATAAATATAGATCGCTTGAGCATACTTGGAAGACTCTTTTAAAGAACCATCCTCATGACAGCATCTGCGGATGCAGCATAGATGAGGTTCACAGAGAGATGGAAACAAGAAATGAAAAATTAAAGGATATGCTTAAGAGTATTGAATACTTTGCGGCTAAACATGTTATTAAGTGGGACGCTGTAAAAAACAATAAGATTTATGTATTTAATCCTCATCCGTATGAATACAAAACAGCGATTGACTGCAGTATAAATCTTCCTCCTGAAATCAAATGGTTTAAGTTGATAGATAAGTCAGGAGCCGATGTCCCTATGGTAATACATTCAAGAGAAAGAAAAAAAATTTTTAAAGCAGATGTAGACTTAGAGCCAAACTGGTATAATGTAAATGAATTCAAAGTTACTTTTTTAGGTGAATTTAATTATTTAGGTTACAAAGAATACATAATAGAAGAAGGAAATGCACCAATAAATAAAGCATATGTTGAAAATGCTATTGAAAATGAATTTATTAAGTTATGGGTAGACAGTGATGGAAACTTAAATGCTTTAAATAAAAGAACTAGCAAAGAGTATAAAGGGATAAATCAATTTATAAGTTCTATGGATTGTGGAGATGAGTATTCTTATTCACCTCCAATGAAAGACTTGCTATCTAGAACTAGAATTATCTCCATTGATTATGTGGAGAAAAATAAAATATATCAGGAGCTTAAGCTTAGCTATAGTATGCTGCAGCCAAAGGAGCTTCAAGCTGATAGAAAGTCCCCAAGCATTGATAAAGCAGAAAGTTTTATAGAAACTAGAGTAAGATTATTAAATCATTGCTCATCAGTTTATTTTGAGACTAAGGTTATAAATAATGCTAAGGATCATAGGCTTAGAGTAATATTTCCGGCAGGAAAAAAAGTTAAGGAATACTATACTGATGTAAGCTTTGATGTTGTCAAAAGAAAGCCTTTGGATACCGTCAGTTATCATGCTGACATGATGAAAGAAGTTAAGGTAAATACTTATCCTACGGACAGCTATATTACTATACCAGAGGACTTCTCGGTAATGCATCTTGGAATTCAGGAGTGTGAGATAGGGGCATATGGGTATGAAAATGATGCTTTATATTTAAATCTTTTAAGAGCAGTGGGCTGGCTATCGCAGGATGATTTTAGTACAAGAGGAGGAGGAGCAGGGCCAAAGTTTCAAACTCCAGAGGCTCAGTGCTTAGGAGAGCATGTGTTTAAATATGGATTAACCTTTGAGAACGATATTGCTTTCCAAGCTAGAGTTATGAGAATAGATCCTAAGGTTATCCAAGGAAATGAAATCAAAGATGGACTAGAGAATATTTTATTCCTTGACAATAAGAAAGTAGCAGTTTCCTCATTTTATAAAACTAAAAATGGAAGTATAGTATTAAGGTTGTATAATACTACTCATGAGGAACAGAAGGTTCAATTATGTTCCATTTGGAAAAGATGCAAATCAATAGATTTATTAGGGAGACACTTAAAGGATGAAGATAATATTTTGACACTAAAGCCCCTGCAGGTATTAACGGTTGCTTTAGAAGATAAAGATTAG
- a CDS encoding ROK family protein — translation MRVLAFDIGGTAVKIGIINEKGEILESGEMPTFSNEGGEALMQRILKTIGEYKNIDRVGISSAGQVDSEEGKIIFASENLPGWTGMEIKKRIEEAYSIPAVVENDVNAAAIGEAYYGAAADEKSFLCLAYGTGIGGAIIEQGKIYRGAFGSAGEFGHIITHVGGKDCSCGGKGCYETYAATSALIRNVKEELGIEEVDGREIFKLLEEGNEKVEKILQTWIFEIMMGLVNFVHIFNPSLIVLGGGIMVQPYIINHIRENLPRYLMPNYKDVKIVRAKLGNNAGILGAAHMVMEA, via the coding sequence ATGAGAGTATTAGCGTTTGATATTGGGGGAACTGCTGTAAAGATTGGAATTATAAATGAGAAAGGAGAAATTCTTGAAAGTGGAGAAATGCCTACTTTTTCAAATGAAGGCGGAGAAGCTCTAATGCAAAGAATTTTGAAAACTATCGGGGAATATAAAAATATAGACAGAGTAGGAATTAGTAGTGCAGGGCAGGTAGATTCAGAGGAAGGAAAGATAATTTTTGCTTCAGAAAACCTACCTGGATGGACTGGAATGGAGATAAAAAAGAGAATTGAGGAAGCTTATAGCATACCAGCAGTAGTAGAAAATGATGTTAATGCCGCAGCTATTGGAGAAGCATACTATGGTGCTGCAGCAGATGAAAAAAGCTTTTTATGTCTTGCTTATGGAACAGGTATAGGTGGCGCAATTATAGAACAAGGAAAGATATATAGAGGTGCTTTTGGTTCAGCTGGTGAGTTTGGACACATAATAACTCATGTAGGAGGAAAAGATTGTAGTTGTGGCGGAAAAGGCTGCTATGAAACTTATGCAGCTACTTCTGCTCTTATTAGAAATGTAAAAGAGGAATTAGGTATTGAGGAAGTAGATGGAAGGGAAATATTCAAACTGCTTGAGGAAGGAAATGAAAAGGTTGAAAAAATTCTTCAAACTTGGATTTTTGAAATAATGATGGGCCTCGTTAATTTTGTGCATATATTTAATCCTTCGCTAATAGTTCTTGGAGGAGGCATTATGGTACAGCCTTATATAATTAATCACATAAGAGAAAATCTTCCTAGGTATTTGATGCCTAACTATAAAGATGTGAAGATTGTTAGAGCAAAGCTTGGAAACAATGCAGGAATACTTGGAGCAGCACATATGGTGATGGAGGCTTAA
- a CDS encoding MurR/RpiR family transcriptional regulator has product MIEKVNVIPLINTSYNTFTKSEKKVADIVLKNPKEALYTSITDLAEHCEVGETTVLRFCRKLGFTGYQSFKMTLAQSIQSEGDVDDQLTDEITNEDSLIDVCKKVMNTNIAAINETFDLINYEALEVAIDYMVNAKRIVFFGAGASAITAHEAKNKFMRIVPYVDFTYDSHTQAMVASLMSEDEVAIAFSYSGSTKDTAEVLKTARNVGAKTICITRFAKSPITQYSDVVLLSGAKEGPLQGGALSTKMAQLYLVDILYAEYFRRNIEKSRLNKEKTAEAISDKLY; this is encoded by the coding sequence ATGATAGAAAAAGTTAACGTTATACCGCTTATTAATACGAGTTATAATACTTTTACTAAATCAGAGAAGAAAGTTGCTGATATAGTGTTAAAAAACCCTAAAGAAGCTTTGTATACTTCAATAACTGATTTGGCAGAGCATTGTGAAGTTGGTGAAACTACAGTTTTGCGCTTTTGCAGAAAGCTTGGCTTTACTGGTTATCAAAGTTTTAAAATGACCTTAGCTCAAAGCATTCAGTCAGAAGGTGACGTTGATGACCAGCTTACTGATGAGATAACAAATGAAGATAGCTTGATTGATGTATGCAAAAAAGTGATGAATACGAATATTGCAGCTATTAATGAAACTTTTGATTTAATTAATTATGAAGCACTTGAGGTTGCCATAGATTACATGGTAAATGCTAAGAGAATAGTATTTTTCGGTGCAGGAGCTTCAGCTATAACTGCTCACGAAGCTAAAAATAAATTTATGAGAATAGTTCCATATGTTGACTTTACTTATGATTCTCATACTCAAGCAATGGTAGCCAGTCTGATGTCTGAGGATGAGGTTGCTATAGCTTTTTCCTATTCAGGAAGCACAAAGGATACTGCAGAGGTTTTAAAAACGGCTAGAAATGTTGGCGCAAAGACAATATGCATAACAAGGTTTGCAAAATCTCCTATAACTCAATATTCAGATGTTGTACTCTTGTCTGGTGCAAAGGAAGGTCCTCTTCAAGGTGGTGCTTTGTCTACTAAAATGGCTCAACTCTATCTAGTAGATATACTGTATGCTGAGTACTTCAGAAGGAATATTGAAAAATCAAGATTAAATAAGGAAAAAACAGCAGAGGCTATTTCTGATAAATTGTATTAA
- a CDS encoding LiaI-LiaF-like domain-containing protein: protein MRQWRMGTLTLGLILIALGCGFILSKLGIITSIIQVLSWWPLALILLGVEVLFGGFLFTDERCKLKFDGFSVLSILLILLICAGSFTASFIPWNKLAFNFPHSDIFYKDTSVFQKQLSIDASGKDALILSNNIGSVQLQKSSGNKVEVEASIKISHNDYEYAKSIPDTIIKVNEGKTLNISSDIGQLESDKANLQSIEYKVKVPEKFNVEINNKFGKIDVENLIGNAKINNTNGAVSVKSVAGDLIIDNKFGDITIFEINGTGKITNSNGKISASGVNQALTIENKFGDVSAANIKGNLKITDNNGKVKAENTGGTLTVDSKFGGIEIINVIGFADIKNENGSINFVSDKINQNDVKLQSKFGNITLSLSRDQQGIFNLFTRQGNIKSEFPLSINKNNTSESTNSIIGNTNNKFDIKNENGSIVINKN from the coding sequence ATGCGTCAATGGCGGATGGGTACCCTTACCCTTGGTTTAATATTAATAGCTTTGGGCTGTGGTTTTATTCTTAGCAAATTAGGCATTATAACTTCTATCATTCAAGTACTTAGTTGGTGGCCCTTAGCACTAATATTACTAGGAGTAGAAGTTCTGTTTGGAGGTTTTCTCTTTACTGACGAGCGCTGCAAGTTAAAATTTGATGGTTTCAGTGTTTTATCTATACTGTTAATCCTACTAATATGTGCAGGTTCCTTTACAGCTTCATTTATTCCATGGAACAAGCTTGCCTTTAACTTTCCTCACAGTGATATATTTTACAAAGATACCTCTGTATTCCAGAAGCAATTAAGTATTGATGCCTCTGGAAAAGATGCCCTTATTCTAAGCAACAACATCGGAAGTGTTCAACTTCAAAAATCCTCTGGAAACAAAGTTGAAGTTGAAGCTTCTATAAAAATCTCTCACAACGATTATGAATATGCAAAATCTATCCCCGATACTATCATTAAGGTGAATGAAGGAAAAACACTTAATATTTCTTCTGACATAGGCCAGCTTGAAAGTGATAAAGCTAATCTTCAGAGTATTGAATACAAAGTAAAAGTGCCAGAAAAGTTTAATGTTGAGATAAACAATAAATTTGGTAAAATTGATGTTGAAAATCTTATAGGAAATGCAAAAATTAATAATACCAATGGTGCTGTTAGCGTAAAGTCTGTGGCTGGAGATCTTATTATCGATAATAAGTTCGGAGATATCACTATCTTTGAAATTAATGGAACTGGCAAAATAACAAATAGCAATGGAAAGATTAGCGCTAGCGGGGTTAATCAAGCTTTAACCATTGAAAACAAATTTGGAGATGTTTCTGCAGCAAATATTAAAGGAAACTTAAAAATCACTGATAACAATGGCAAGGTAAAGGCAGAAAATACTGGTGGAACTCTTACAGTTGATAGTAAATTTGGAGGAATTGAAATTATAAATGTTATAGGTTTTGCTGATATTAAAAACGAAAATGGAAGTATCAATTTTGTATCTGATAAAATTAATCAAAATGATGTTAAACTCCAAAGTAAATTTGGAAATATCACCTTAAGTCTTAGCAGAGATCAACAGGGTATCTTTAATTTATTTACACGCCAAGGAAACATAAAGTCTGAGTTTCCTTTAAGCATAAATAAAAATAATACCTCTGAGAGCACAAATTCTATTATTGGAAATACTAACAATAAATTTGATATAAAAAATGAAAATGGAAGTATTGTTATAAATAAGAACTAA